Proteins from a genomic interval of Ptychodera flava strain L36383 chromosome 7, AS_Pfla_20210202, whole genome shotgun sequence:
- the LOC139136639 gene encoding zinc finger protein 862-like isoform X1: MYRYLNIEPPTAKKKRSTEDCRAASKVYDAEKWERHFQESWKKDFPWLIHDPGKPDKRISKMFCQVCRSVYGPLAVNRRQPGIPDKYTKYAAGPLVTGCTNMKRTVLSGHALSEGHKEAVANIARRTAKPGETEAEKCIQQMNHQVFDRLTILFRTAHAIAYHSRPFLDMIWMCNLDEKKGINVGNTYRNDKQCKQFIEAIAAVEKRGQEADLMDAKFISLLSDGSVDVATIENEVVYGRFAIKGEVKTVFLAMQSVARANAPGIYKALMKSLVFENISLQQMQQKIVGFGCDGASVNTGSVSGVITLLQTNISKEIVLVKCLAHRLELAFKDAIKGIHLYTKLNTLLTELFKFYHTSSLQTENLKQTFRALGLQTALPHRVGGTRWVSHVLGALIQVWKGYAAYVKHLGQVASEHSNKKQPKAKHLSMLLSSKELVVFGNFLTDVLTVISTLSQQLQRDEIGIYHSYEQIQATIMVVKKYKERFW, translated from the exons ATGTACAGGTATTTGAATATTGAGCCACCTACAGCAAAAAAGAAGCGATCAACAGAAGATTGCCGTGCTGCAAGCAAAGTCTACGATGCAGAGAAATGGGAAAGACACTTTCAAGAGTCTTGGAAAAAAGACTTTCCGTGGCTAATACACGATCCCGGTAAGCCCGATAAACGCATTTCCAAAATGTTCTGCCAAGTTTGCCGTAGTGTGTATGGTCCACTGGCCGTTAACCGGCGACAGCCTGGAATCCCTGATAAGTACACAAAATATGCAGCGGGTCCTCTTGTTACTGGGTGCACAAACATGAAAAGGACAGTTTTGTCAGGCCATGCATTATCTGAGGGGCACAAGGAGGCTGTTGCAAACATCGCTCGTAGAACTGCCAAGCCAGGAGAAACTGAAGCAGAAAAATGCATTCAGCAAATGAACCATCAAGTATTTGACCGCCTCACCATCTTGTTCCGAACAGCCCATGCCATAGCTTACCACTCTAGGCCATTCTTGGACATGATTTGGATGTGTAACCTCGACGAAAAGAAAGGCATAAATGTTGGGAATACTTATCGAAACGATAAACAGTGTAAACAATTCATCGAGGCAATAGCTGCAGTTGAAAAGAGAGGCCAGGAAGCTGATTTAATGGATGCCAAATTTATCAGTCTTCTGTCAGATGGATCGGTGGATGTAGCTACTATAGAAAATGAAGTAGTCTATGGGAGATTTGCGATTAAAGGAGAAGTTAAGACTGTGTTTCTTGCCATGCAGTCCGTAGCAAGAGCAAATGCACCAGGGATTTACAAAGCACTGATGAAGTCTCTTGTATTTGAAAACATATCACTCCAGCAGATGCAACAGAAAATCGTCGGATTTGGTTGTGATGGTGCCAGTGTGAATACCGGCTCTGTGTCAGGTGTAATCACTCTTTTACAGACTAACATTTCTAAAGAGATCGTACTGGTGAAATGCCTTGCTCACAGATTGGAGCTGGCATTTAAAGATGCCATCAAAGGTATACATTTGTATACAAAATTGAACACTCTTCTTACTGAGCTTTTCAAGTTCTATCACACAAGCAGCCTACAGACAGAAAACCTGAAACAAACTTTCCGGGCTTTAGGATTACAGACAGCTTTGCCACATCGAGTGGGTGGAACCCGTTGGGTGTCACATGTCCTAGGAGCATTGATCCAAGTGTGGAAAGGGTATGCAGCATATGTGAAACATCTTGGCCAG GTGGCTTCAGAACATTCAAACAAGAAACAGCCAAAAGCCAAGCATCTTTCAATGCTGCTTTCATCAAAGGAGTTAGTGgtttttggtaattttctgACAGATGTGCTGACAGTTATTTCCACACTTTCACAACAACTCCAGAGAGATGAAATTGGGATATACCATTCCTATGAGCAGATCCAGGCCACAATAATGGTAGTCAAGAAATATAAGGaaag ATTTTGGTGA
- the LOC139136639 gene encoding zinc finger protein 862-like isoform X2: MVGCLEKRFSDIDIGLLAATKLANFSTWPTVFNESNKDFGDEHVATLTDHFSQTLQQQGVNPAVVELEWNILRSSLYNNHTVADLTWPAVNKILGNECKNILALVDLVLSLPASSAVCERGFSLMKQTKTEYRNRLHTKTLSNLLMVKLHTENEKEYDPTSAIHYWNTGGPKKRRHNFMEDRSNRLSDIVQTRLAAVTRLFWLKSRMKQELLLLTKIKCCLTVTLTGVTTDHVQRWKRRMMSLHWRQPVKIWVLRTRTLIVILAVKEKS, encoded by the exons ATGGTAGGATGCCTAGAGAAGAGGTTTAGTGATATTGATATTGGTCTGCTGGCAGCTACAAAACTTGCAAACTTCTCAACATGGCCAACAGTATTCAATGAAAGCAATAAGG ATTTTGGTGATGAACATGTTGCCACACTTACAGACCACTTCAGCCAGACACTTCAACAACAAGGTGTTAACCCAGCAGTAGTTGAACTGGAATGGAATATACTGAGAAGCAGCTTGTACAACAA TCACACTGTAGCTGATCTCACTTGGCCAGCTGTAAATAAGATTCTGGGTAATGAGTGCAAAAATATTTTGGCCCTAGTAGACTTGGTGTTGTCATTGCCAGCCAGTTCAGCTGTATGTGAACGTGGGTTCAGCTTGATGAAGCAGACCAAAACAGAATATAGGAATAGGCTCCACACAAAAACCCTGAGTAACCTCTTGATGGTGAAGCTTCACACTGAAAATGAGAAGGAATATGACCCCACATCTGCCATTCACTACTGGAATACTGGAGGCCCCAAAAAGAGGAGGCACAATTTCATGGAAGACAGATCTAATCGGCTGAGTGATATTGTTCAAACCAGGCTGGCAGCAGTGACCAGGCTGTTTTGGTTGAAGAGCAGGATGAAACAGGAGTTGCTATTGCTGACAAAGATAAAATGCTGTCTGACAGTGACTCTGACTGGAGTGACTACGGATCATGTTCAGAGATGGAAGAGGAGGATGATGTCCTTACACTGGAGGCAGCCTGTGAAGATTTGGGTTTTGAGGACTAGGACATTAATTGTCATTCTGGCTGTAAAAGAAAAGAGTTGA